From Serratia fonticola:
ATCTGACGGCCGATGGCAGCTTCCCTTTAGGGGGCGCGGTTGCCGCAGTGATGATTGTCAGCGGTTATAACCCTTGGTTGGCATGTTTGCTGGCGGCTATCGCGGGTGCCGGTGCTGGCTGTTTGACGGCTTGGCTGCATGTGCGGCTCGGTATTTTGCAACTGCTAGCCAGCATTTTGGTGATGATTGCCCTGTATTCTATCAACCTGCGCATTATGGGGGCACCAAACCTGGCCCTGATCGGCTTACCCAGCGTTTTCACTCCTTTCATCAGTCAGGTTGAGGACAACGCCTGGCTGATCCAACCAATATTGCTGCTGGTGGTGGTCGTGGTCGTCAAACTGGCGCTCGACGCATTTCTGACCTCAGAAGTCGGCCTTGCGCTGCGGGCAACCGGAGCGAATCCGCGCATGGCACGTGCTCAGGGGATTGCGACCAGTCGGCTGACGGTGATCGGCATGGCGGTCTCCAATGCGCTGATAGCGCTGGCGGGCGCACTATACGTACAGACTCAAGGGGGCGCCGATATCTCTATGGGGATCGGCACCATCGTCGTCGGGCTGGCGGCGGTGATCATCGGTGAGACGCTGTTGCCTGCCCGTAGCCTGTTCCTGATCACTATGGCGACCCTGTTAGGGGCATTGCTGTACCGCCTGATGATCGCTCTGGCCCTGAATGCAGACTTTATCGGCTTGCAGGCACAGGATCTGAATCTGATCACCGCGCTACTGGTTACGTTGGCGCTGGTCCTGCCGAAGTTGAAACAAAAATTGAAAAGCAAGCGGGGGAGGCAGCCATCATGATGCGTGCCGAGCAGTTGTTTAAAACCTTTAACCCTGGTACCCCGCTGGAGAACCCGGTATTACGTGGCCTGTCTTTGAACATCGAGGCAGGGCAGTTTGTGACGGTCATTGGCAGTAATGGGGCAGGGAAGTCTACTTTGCTCAATGCGGTCAGCGGTGATATTACTCCCGATCGCGGCCAAGTGTTTATTGGCGAACAGGACGTTACCCTGATGCCCGCCTGGCGCCGTGCCGGTATGGTCGCCCGTGTGTTCCAGGATCCGTTGGCGGGAACCTGCGAAGGGCTGAGCATTGAGGAGAATCTGGCCCTGGCTCTGCAGCGCGGTCAAACCCGAGGATTTCAGCGTGCCGTCAAGAGCAAACAGCGGCAACTGTTCCGCGATAAGTTGGCCACGTTGGAACTGGGGCTGGAGAATCGTTTAGGGGATCACATGGGGCTGCTGTCAGGTGGCCAGCGTCAGGCGGTCAGCCTGCTGATGGCGTCGCTGCAGCCTTCTCGTCTGCTCTTGCTGGATGAACATACCGCCGCGCTCGATCCTAAAACGGCGGCCTTTGTGCTGGCATTGACCGACCGTATTGTCGCCGAGCAGCAATTGACCGTACTGATGGTGACGCACTCCATGCGTCAAGCTCTGGATCATGGCCATCGAACCGTGATGTTGCACCAGGGGCGGGTGGTGCTGGATGTTGTCGGTGAGCAACGGGCCAACATGCAGGTCACCGATCTGCTGGCGATGTTTGAGAAAACACGTGGCGAAAAGCTGGATGATGATGGGCTACTGCTGAGCTGAGGCTGTTCACTTTGTTGGGGCGCGGCATGCTGCGCCCGCGTAGCTGAATAAAACAGCAAAAACAACGGTTTTGGCATAACCTGAGAGCAATTGGTTATTTGCCTGGGTTCCCCGTCCGTGCTGAGATTGTCGCCTGCTAAAAAAAGTCAAACAAGGCGATGACCATGTCTACAGGGAAAACGCTGCTCGCGCTGGCGCTGAGCACATTCTTACCGGCAAGCGCTGCCATGGCGGCAGCTAACGATACTCTGATTTATTGCTCCGAGGCGTCACCGGAGTCGTTCAATCCGCAGATTGCCAGCTCAGGCCCAACGTTCGTTGCCAGCTCGCAGGTGCTGTATAACCGTTTAATCAATTTCGATCCGATCAAGAACACGCCAACGCCGTCATTGGCAACCGAATGGAAAATTTCCCCGGACGGCAAAACCTACACCTTTACCCTGCGCCAAGGGGTGAAATTCAACAGCAATAAAAACTTCAAGCCGACCCGCGATTTTAATGCTGACGATGTAGTGTTCTCGGTGTTACGCCAGAAAGACCCAAATCACCCATACCACAAGGTATCGCAGGGTAATTACGAATATTTCCACGACGTAGGTCTGGATACGCTGATTAAGGAAGTGAAAAAGCTGGACGATTATCACGTTCAGTTTGTTCTGAGCGAGCCGAACGCCGCGTTTCTGGCCGACTGGGGGATGGACTTTGCGTCGATCCTTTCTGCCGAATACGCCGATGCGATGCTAAAAAAAGGCACGCCAGAATACGTGGATACCTGGCCAATCGGCACTGGCCCTTACGTCTTGCAGCAGTATAAAGTCGATTCACTGATCCGCTATGCTGCCAACCCTAATTACTGGGATGGAGAGGTGCCGACCAAGCATCTGATCTTCTCCATAACGCCGAACGTACAGACGCGCCTGGCGAAACTCCAGACTAACGAGTGCCAGATTATCCCTGCACCGGCTCCGGTACAGTTTGATGAAATCAATAAAAACAAAGATCTGACCCTGCATAAGGTAGATGCGCTGAACGTCGGTTACCTGGCGTTTAACACCGAGAAAAAACCGCTGGATAACGTGCTGGTGCGCCAAGCCCTCAACTATGCCACTGACAAAAAGGCGATAGTTAACGCGGTGTTTTTAGGTTCAGCCACGGTGGCGAAATCGCCGCTGCCGCCAAATATGCTGGGCTTTGATAAAGACCTGCAGGATTACGGTTATGATCCGCAAAAAGCCAAGGCGTTGCTGAAACAGGCTGGGTTGGAAAAAGGCTTTGAGATCACGTTGTGGTCAATGCCGGTTCAGCGCCCGTATAACCCGAACTCCAAGCGTATTGCGGAAATGCTGCAAAGCGATTGGGAAAAGGTTGGCGTGAAGGCGAAAATTGTCTCTTACGAGTGGGGGGAATATCTTGCCGGTATGCGTAAGGGCGAGCATGACACCGCGCTGTTTGGCTGGATGTCCGATAATGGCGATCCGGATAACTTTGCCGAGGTGCTGCTGGGGTGCAACAGTATCAAAACCGGCTCGAATGCCGCGCGTTGGTGCGATAAAACCTATGATGGTCTGGTACAGCAGGCCAGATTGACTAGCGTCCCTGCCGAGCGTGCAAAACTCTACGGGCAGGCGCAGGAAATCTTCTACCAGCAGGCTCCGTGGATTGCTCTGGCGAATGGTAAAACCTTCTATGCCACGCGCAGCAACGTTAGTGGCTATAGCGTCAGCTTGATGGGCAGTGATTTTTCCAAAGCCAAACTGAATTAACCTCAATATACCTGGCTACCATTGTAGGGGCGCAGCATGCTGCGCCCGTTTTTTTAGGCTATATAGGCCGATGGGCAACGCGGTAGCCTGCCAGCACGGCGGCCAACACCATAAACAGATGCCCCTCGGCGGAGTCCAATAGGAACGAGTTGAACAGGTGGCAGGCCAGATAACTGCCGAGCACGGCAACCAGCAGGTTGCGGCAGGCTGTTGGTTGCCGCCAGGCCGCTCGGAAGCAGCACCACATCCACCCCAGAAACAGCGCCAGCCCCAGCAAGCCATTTTGTACCGTTTCCAGCAGATACTCATTGTGCGGGTTATGCACGCCGTAACCGGTCTGCGCATTACCATACCAGAAGCTCCCGGCCCCGTTACCCAGCAGTGGGGCCTGTTTTATCAGGCGCAGCGATTCGCGGGCAAAGGCGGTGCGTTGCCCCATCGAGTTGTCGCAAGCCTGATAGGCCTGCTCTGCCGGGGCCAACACGCAATTGCGCACCTCAGCAAGGCCGAGCGTCAGGCGCTCCGTCGCTCTATTGGGGATTAAAATCAGCATAATAGTCAGCAGCGAGCCGCAGGCTAGAACGCCCAACCGCTGCCAGCGGGGCAGCGTCAGCAGCAACCAAAGCCCTACGCCTACCAATAGCGCCACATAGCCGGTACGCCCCTGTACCATCAGCAGCACGTTCGCCGTTGCCAGCAGAACCAATGCCCCATAGCACCAACGCAGCACGCCTGATTGCGCAAAAGCACGGGTTAGCCATATCAACGCAGCAAACGCCATAAACACGTTCTGGGTTATCTGCAGTTTAAACACCGTTGGATTCTGCGGATCGAGGCCACCCAGCGTCACATGCCCGATCCCCGAAGTCAGACTGATCGCCAGTATCAGGGCATTGGCGAGCAGAAAGCCGCTGATAAACCGGGTGATAAGCCTGGAGTCGGTGAGAAAGAACAGCGCCAGAGGAAGTACAAACAGGAGCTTTTGATACTTGCCGACCATCTTTGGGCCGTACTCGTGGTGCTGGGTCAATAACGAGGCGGCCAGCAGTGCAAACATCAATGCGGGCAGCCACACTAGCGGTTGTTTGAGCAAAGGCATCAGGTGGCGAAAGTCACGCTGCCACAGCAGACATATCGCCGCCAACACCAGCGAAGCGTTCATCAGCGCATTGGAAGTCGGCAGGGACACACCGATCAAAAACGCAGTGAAGCCAAACAGCCGAAGGCGGGCAGGGGAGAGTAACGATACAGAACACGGTGCGGTGGATGGCATGGAGTGGCTCAAATCAGGGTTAATTAAACACGGTGTCATTCACCGTGCGGGAAGTTGGGATATCCAGGCAGGTGAGCTGGCGGTTTATGGCCCGGATAACCTCATTGGCGGGTATGGCGTCCAGATAACGTTCCGGGGTCGCGGTGTTCACTTCATCGGGGTGTGGTAATGAGCGGTAGTTGCCTGCCCATAACAGGATGTGAGGAGCCTGCCAGGGTGACCACTGTTGCAGATTGCTGGGGCCGAACAGCACGACGGAAGGCGTCTGCAAGGCGGCGGCCATATGCATCGCTACCGAATCCACCCCGATAAACAGCTTCGCCCGATCGATCAAGACGGCCAGCTCCGGCAGGTCCAGGCGACCGGCCAGATTGACCACCCGTTGTGGCATGGCGCAGTGGGCCAGAATAGCGGCTATCATGGCGATCTCATCGGCAGAACGTCCCCCGGTGAGCACCACGGTTTCTCCGCTGGCGGTGAGATGGTCGATAACCCGAGTGAATCCCGCCACCGACCAGGTTTTGAATGCCCAACGCGCGGTAGGCTGGATCAGCACGAAATCCGTCAGGTGATGATGTTGGCTGAGGCGATTAATCTCATCGATATCGCGCTGCCGGTAAGCCTGGGTCACCTTGGTCACCAAGGTGGGTAAGGCCAACGGGGACAGAATCGAGAGGTTATTGAGCACGGTGTGCCGTTGGTCATGCCCGTCCACCGGCACCAACAACGAATGGCAAGCACGCCACAGCTGATTATTACGCTTGGGGTAAGCAAACCCCAGGCTGAATGTCGGTTTGAGAAAGCGGCAATACAACGCAGCCCGCCACTGGTCGGACAGATTAATCACCAGGTCGTAGTGGCCGGTGTTGAGGCTGTTCCACAGGGCTTGTTCACCGCGGTACTGTGTCTTATAGCCCTGGAGTTTTAGGCTGCGATCGACGGTATAGGTCAGATAGACATCCCGATTGCCTGCCAGCATCGCCTCGGTGCCGTCATACACCAGCACGTCAATCAGGGCATTGGGGTAATTGGCGCGCAGCGTACTGAGCAACGGGGTAGTTAGCAGGACGTCACCAAAGTGACGCAGCTTGATAACCAGGATGCGCTGTACCCGATCGCGGTGCAGTAGTCCGTTGGGCAAGCGACGGTCAGGTAACACGGCCTTGCCAGCACTCATCGCGAACGTCATATTTTGCTGATATATCCCAGAGAACGATAAAAGGCGATCTTATAGGTGGCGGAAAGACAAAGATAATTGGTTGTACAGATCAATAAGATCAGACCGATCGTTGAAAACGATCAATCCAGGACAAAGTAAGGGGGTATTGTGCGAGTTTGTGAGCCACGGGATAAATCGTCTATTAAGAATTTTAGTATGGCAGCCACTGGCAGAAGTGTAAGGATGAATAACGGGTGGTGAGGGATGGGTGGAAAGCCGAACCTCATCCTTGAGGTTCGACCTTACAGATTAGCCCGCAGCGGCCTCGCGGAGGCGCTGTTTGATCTTGCTGTACTCTTGCTGAACATAGTGTTCTGCCTGCCCTTGATCCTTAATCGGCTCAATTTGCACGGCACAGTATTTGTATTCCGGCGTTTTGGTAATCGGGCTGAGGTTTTCCGCCACCAGCTCGTTACAGGCACCGATCCACCATTGGTAGGTCATGTAGATCGCACCCCGGTTAGGGCGTTCGCTGACGTTGGCACGGGTAATGACCTTGCCCTGACGGGAGCGTACCCACACCAAGGCCTGATCCTCAATCCCTAGCCGTGCGGCGTCTTCCGAGTTGACTTGCACATAGCCCGGTTCATCGGCCAACGCGACCAGTGCCTTACAGTTGCCGGTCATCGAACGGCAGGAGTAATGGCCCACTTCGCGTACCGTCGACAGCACGAACGGGAACTCATCGCTGAGCTGATCGATCGGCGGAGCCCATTCACAGGTAAAGAACTCCGCTTTGCCACCGGGCCGAGAGAATTCCCCGC
This genomic window contains:
- a CDS encoding ABC transporter permease; its protein translation is MSLISLMGAFEIGLIFALVALGVLISFRLLNFPDLTADGSFPLGGAVAAVMIVSGYNPWLACLLAAIAGAGAGCLTAWLHVRLGILQLLASILVMIALYSINLRIMGAPNLALIGLPSVFTPFISQVEDNAWLIQPILLLVVVVVVKLALDAFLTSEVGLALRATGANPRMARAQGIATSRLTVIGMAVSNALIALAGALYVQTQGGADISMGIGTIVVGLAAVIIGETLLPARSLFLITMATLLGALLYRLMIALALNADFIGLQAQDLNLITALLVTLALVLPKLKQKLKSKRGRQPS
- the rfaQ gene encoding putative lipopolysaccharide heptosyltransferase III; amino-acid sequence: MTFAMSAGKAVLPDRRLPNGLLHRDRVQRILVIKLRHFGDVLLTTPLLSTLRANYPNALIDVLVYDGTEAMLAGNRDVYLTYTVDRSLKLQGYKTQYRGEQALWNSLNTGHYDLVINLSDQWRAALYCRFLKPTFSLGFAYPKRNNQLWRACHSLLVPVDGHDQRHTVLNNLSILSPLALPTLVTKVTQAYRQRDIDEINRLSQHHHLTDFVLIQPTARWAFKTWSVAGFTRVIDHLTASGETVVLTGGRSADEIAMIAAILAHCAMPQRVVNLAGRLDLPELAVLIDRAKLFIGVDSVAMHMAAALQTPSVVLFGPSNLQQWSPWQAPHILLWAGNYRSLPHPDEVNTATPERYLDAIPANEVIRAINRQLTCLDIPTSRTVNDTVFN
- a CDS encoding ABC transporter ATP-binding protein, with product MMRAEQLFKTFNPGTPLENPVLRGLSLNIEAGQFVTVIGSNGAGKSTLLNAVSGDITPDRGQVFIGEQDVTLMPAWRRAGMVARVFQDPLAGTCEGLSIEENLALALQRGQTRGFQRAVKSKQRQLFRDKLATLELGLENRLGDHMGLLSGGQRQAVSLLMASLQPSRLLLLDEHTAALDPKTAAFVLALTDRIVAEQQLTVLMVTHSMRQALDHGHRTVMLHQGRVVLDVVGEQRANMQVTDLLAMFEKTRGEKLDDDGLLLS
- a CDS encoding ABC transporter substrate-binding protein encodes the protein MSTGKTLLALALSTFLPASAAMAAANDTLIYCSEASPESFNPQIASSGPTFVASSQVLYNRLINFDPIKNTPTPSLATEWKISPDGKTYTFTLRQGVKFNSNKNFKPTRDFNADDVVFSVLRQKDPNHPYHKVSQGNYEYFHDVGLDTLIKEVKKLDDYHVQFVLSEPNAAFLADWGMDFASILSAEYADAMLKKGTPEYVDTWPIGTGPYVLQQYKVDSLIRYAANPNYWDGEVPTKHLIFSITPNVQTRLAKLQTNECQIIPAPAPVQFDEINKNKDLTLHKVDALNVGYLAFNTEKKPLDNVLVRQALNYATDKKAIVNAVFLGSATVAKSPLPPNMLGFDKDLQDYGYDPQKAKALLKQAGLEKGFEITLWSMPVQRPYNPNSKRIAEMLQSDWEKVGVKAKIVSYEWGEYLAGMRKGEHDTALFGWMSDNGDPDNFAEVLLGCNSIKTGSNAARWCDKTYDGLVQQARLTSVPAERAKLYGQAQEIFYQQAPWIALANGKTFYATRSNVSGYSVSLMGSDFSKAKLN
- a CDS encoding O-antigen ligase family protein, with the translated sequence MPSTAPCSVSLLSPARLRLFGFTAFLIGVSLPTSNALMNASLVLAAICLLWQRDFRHLMPLLKQPLVWLPALMFALLAASLLTQHHEYGPKMVGKYQKLLFVLPLALFFLTDSRLITRFISGFLLANALILAISLTSGIGHVTLGGLDPQNPTVFKLQITQNVFMAFAALIWLTRAFAQSGVLRWCYGALVLLATANVLLMVQGRTGYVALLVGVGLWLLLTLPRWQRLGVLACGSLLTIMLILIPNRATERLTLGLAEVRNCVLAPAEQAYQACDNSMGQRTAFARESLRLIKQAPLLGNGAGSFWYGNAQTGYGVHNPHNEYLLETVQNGLLGLALFLGWMWCCFRAAWRQPTACRNLLVAVLGSYLACHLFNSFLLDSAEGHLFMVLAAVLAGYRVAHRPI